The genomic window ACCGGCGGCAAGCTGATTAACCGGCTGCCGTCTCCGGAATGCGGTCGGCGTCCGCGTCTTTGGCCGTGCCGTCCTTGATGCTGGCGGCGTAGATGTCGACGTACTCCTGACCGGATAGCCCCATCAGCTCGTACATCACCTCGTCGGTGACCGCGCGCTCGATGAAATGGTTGCCGGCCAGCCCCTCGAAGCGGGAGAAGTCCATCGGCTCGCCGAACCGGACGGAGACCCGACCGAACCGCAACATCTTCTTTCCCGGCGGGTTGACCACGTTGGTACCGATCATCGCCACCGGAATCACCGGCACCCCGGACTGCAGCGCCAGCCGGGCCAACCCGGTCTTGCCCTTGTACAACCGGCCGTCCGGCGAGCGGGTGCCCTCCGGGTACATGCCCAACAACTTGCCCTCGCCCAACAAACGCTCTGCGGTCGTCAACGCGGCGTTGGCAGCATCGGCGTTGGCCCGGTCGATGGGCACTTGGCCGACGACGGTGAAGAACCACCGCTTGAACCAGCCCTTCAGGCCGGTGCCGGTGAAGTATTCCGACTTCGCCAGGAAAGTGATCCGGCGGCGCACCACCAAG from Mycobacterium kubicae includes these protein-coding regions:
- a CDS encoding lysophospholipid acyltransferase family protein → MWYWFFKYVLLGPLLSVLGRPKVEGLEHVPSSGPAILASNHLAVMDSFFLPLVVRRRITFLAKSEYFTGTGLKGWFKRWFFTVVGQVPIDRANADAANAALTTAERLLGEGKLLGMYPEGTRSPDGRLYKGKTGLARLALQSGVPVIPVAMIGTNVVNPPGKKMLRFGRVSVRFGEPMDFSRFEGLAGNHFIERAVTDEVMYELMGLSGQEYVDIYAASIKDGTAKDADADRIPETAAG